In Amycolatopsis coloradensis, one genomic interval encodes:
- a CDS encoding SAM-dependent methyltransferase has protein sequence MTKYAPSWLQLREDADAAARATELIEPVRAFLRGRDEVVIRDLGCGTGSLGRWLAVRLPGRQRWILHDRDADLLTHALSRTSRPEHALDGSEVTVVTEQRDITELRAEDLAGTSLVAASALLDLLTADEMSRLAEACVEAGCAVLFTLSVSGRVVLSPKDKFDIEISDAFNAHQRRVTDGRWLLGPDAVDVAFGVFERLGATVRRAPSPWRLGADQAALTAEWLTGWVGAACEQRPELAPDGDAYLRWRLAQCAAGELNAVIQHEDLLMVPA, from the coding sequence ATGACCAAGTACGCCCCCAGCTGGCTCCAGTTGCGTGAGGACGCCGACGCCGCCGCCCGCGCGACCGAGCTGATCGAACCGGTGCGCGCGTTCCTGCGCGGGCGGGACGAGGTCGTCATCCGGGATCTGGGTTGTGGCACCGGTTCGCTCGGCCGCTGGCTGGCGGTGCGGCTGCCCGGCCGCCAGCGCTGGATCCTGCACGACCGCGACGCCGACCTGCTCACCCACGCGCTGTCGCGTACCAGCCGTCCGGAACACGCTTTGGACGGAAGCGAGGTCACCGTCGTCACCGAACAGCGTGACATCACCGAGTTACGTGCGGAGGACCTCGCCGGGACCTCGCTCGTGGCGGCGTCGGCGCTGCTCGACCTGCTCACCGCCGATGAGATGTCCCGGCTGGCGGAGGCCTGCGTCGAAGCGGGCTGCGCGGTCCTGTTCACGTTGAGCGTTTCGGGCCGGGTGGTGCTGTCGCCCAAGGACAAGTTCGACATCGAGATCTCCGACGCCTTCAACGCGCACCAACGCCGGGTGACCGACGGCCGGTGGCTGCTCGGACCGGACGCGGTGGACGTCGCGTTCGGCGTCTTCGAACGGCTCGGCGCCACCGTGCGGCGCGCTCCCAGCCCGTGGCGGCTCGGGGCCGACCAGGCCGCGCTGACCGCGGAATGGCTCACCGGCTGGGTCGGCGCCGCCTGCGAGCAGCGGCCGGAGCTGGCGCCGGACGGGGACGCCTACCTGCGGTGGCGGCTCGCGCAGTGCGCGGCGGGCGAGCTAAACGCGGTGATCCAGCACGAAGACCTCCTGATGGTGCCCGCGTGA
- a CDS encoding glycosyltransferase family 4 protein, which produces MTGLHVVLPNDIDDVGAPSGGNVYDRRLCDGLAAMGVEVHEIAVRGNWPRPGTEARTALARKLAALPDGSAVLLDGLVACGVPEVIGPSARRLSIAVLVHLPLADETGLSPSLAAELDRLERETLTAVEAVVVTSAWAARRLIEHHDLAPHRVHVVPPGVDKAEVAFGSLDGTRLVCVANVTPRKGQGLLADALKSLKEFPWTCECVGAIPRETRYVERLRRHTLGDRFTLAGPRSGEALEATYAAADLLVLPSRAETYGMVVTEALAHGVPVLTTAVDALPGTLGQASDGSVPGMLVPGEDVNALATALRRWLTEPELRDRLRASARLRRETLTEWDETARGVAAVLLRERTAA; this is translated from the coding sequence GTGACCGGCCTCCACGTCGTCCTGCCCAACGACATCGACGACGTGGGCGCGCCCAGCGGCGGCAACGTCTACGACCGGCGGCTGTGCGACGGCCTCGCCGCGATGGGCGTGGAGGTCCACGAGATCGCCGTGCGCGGGAACTGGCCGCGGCCCGGCACCGAGGCGCGCACGGCGCTGGCGCGCAAACTCGCCGCACTGCCCGACGGTTCGGCCGTCCTGCTCGACGGGCTGGTCGCTTGCGGGGTGCCGGAGGTGATCGGGCCGTCCGCGCGGCGGCTGTCGATCGCGGTGCTGGTGCATCTCCCGCTGGCCGACGAGACGGGACTGTCGCCTTCGCTCGCCGCCGAGCTGGACCGGCTGGAGCGGGAGACGCTCACCGCGGTAGAGGCCGTGGTCGTGACCAGCGCTTGGGCCGCGCGACGGCTGATCGAGCACCACGACCTCGCCCCGCATCGCGTGCACGTGGTGCCGCCCGGGGTGGACAAGGCCGAAGTCGCTTTCGGGAGTCTTGACGGGACGCGGCTGGTCTGCGTCGCCAACGTGACGCCGCGCAAGGGACAGGGCCTGCTCGCGGACGCGTTGAAGTCGCTCAAAGAGTTCCCGTGGACCTGTGAGTGCGTCGGCGCCATTCCTCGCGAGACCCGCTACGTCGAACGCCTGCGGCGACACACGCTCGGCGATCGGTTCACCCTCGCCGGCCCGCGATCCGGCGAAGCACTCGAAGCGACGTACGCGGCCGCAGACCTTCTCGTGCTGCCGTCGCGCGCGGAGACCTACGGGATGGTCGTCACCGAGGCGCTCGCACATGGCGTTCCCGTGCTGACGACCGCCGTCGACGCGCTGCCGGGCACCCTCGGCCAGGCATCCGACGGCAGCGTGCCCGGCATGCTTGTCCCCGGTGAGGACGTCAACGCGCTGGCCACGGCCCTTCGCCGCTGGCTCACCGAACCTGAACTGCGTGATCGCCTTCGCGCCTCCGCCCGCCTTCGCCGCGAGACGCTGACGGAGTGGGACGAGACGGCCCGCGGTGTCGCCGCCGTTCTGCTGCGCGAAAGGACGGCGGCATGA
- a CDS encoding 6-carboxytetrahydropterin synthase: protein MFSITVRDHVMVAHSFRGEVFGPAQRLHGATFLVDATFRRSELDADNIVVDIGKATEEFKAVLADLNYRNLDDVPEFAGINTSTEFLAKVIADRLADRVHTGALGEGARGLEGLTVSLHESHVAWASYERAL from the coding sequence TTGTTCAGTATCACCGTCCGCGACCACGTCATGGTCGCCCACAGCTTCCGAGGCGAGGTCTTCGGCCCCGCGCAGCGGCTGCACGGGGCGACCTTCCTGGTGGACGCGACGTTCCGCCGGTCCGAACTGGACGCCGACAACATCGTCGTCGACATCGGCAAGGCGACCGAAGAGTTCAAAGCGGTGCTCGCCGACCTGAACTACCGCAACCTCGACGACGTGCCCGAGTTCGCCGGGATCAACACCTCGACCGAGTTCCTCGCCAAGGTCATCGCGGACAGGCTCGCCGACCGGGTCCACACCGGAGCGCTCGGCGAGGGGGCACGCGGACTCGAGGGGCTCACCGTCTCGCTGCACGAATCCCACGTCGCCTGGGCGAGTTACGAGCGTGCGCTGTGA